A region from the Rosa rugosa chromosome 6, drRosRugo1.1, whole genome shotgun sequence genome encodes:
- the LOC133717665 gene encoding uncharacterized protein LOC133717665 encodes MLHLAARLAPKSQLNKWSGAALRMQHELKWFEDVKRILPPSYIDMKNSDDQTAQEVFSSAHAELLKEAEKWMNDAAKSCMVVSSLLVSALFTTGITVALGRNNSTDHHLKRVSYQFFIISDAVALFMGLIATLMFFYILTSRYAEKDFLEDLPSKLLTGLIFLFISIIAMMATFSMVFFIAYGVKNALPYLVLLFAVVALVVFFILLLPFGQEIRASTTPTSLFEPSHN; translated from the exons ATGCTCCATTTAGCTGCAAGATTAGCTCCCAAAAGCCAATTAAATAAATGGTCTGGAGCAGCTTTGCGAATGCAGCACGAATTAAAATGGTTCGAG GACGTGAAAAGGATTTTGCCGCCTTCATACATAGACATGAAAAATTCAGACGACCAAACAGCTCAAGAAGTATTCTCTTCTGCACATGCAGAGTTATTAAAAGAGGCAGAAAAATGGATGAATGACGCAGCAAAATCATGTATGGTCGTGTCAAGTCTTCTTGTCAGTGCTTTGTTTACGACGGGAATTACTGTGGCGCTAGGAAGGAATAACAGTACTGATCATCATTTGAAAAGGGTCTCGTATCAATTTTTCATCATATCAGATGCAGTGGCACTCTTCATGGGCTTGATTGCAACACTAATGTTCTTCTACATTCTCACCTCACGTTACGCGGAAAAAGATTTTCTAGAAGACTTGCCCTCAAAGTTGCTCACGGGACTCATATTTCTCTTCATTTCCATCATAGCCATGATGGCGACATTCAGCATGGTGTTCTTCATTGCTTACGGTGTCAAGAACGCGCTCCCTTATCTTGTTCTCCTCTTTGCAGTCGTGGCATTGGTCGTCTTTTTTATCCTGCTGCTTCCGTTTGGTCAGGAGATACGTGCTTCCACCACTCCCACGTCTTTATTTGAACCAAGTCACAATTAA
- the LOC133717663 gene encoding actin-related protein 7: protein MEAAVVDAGSKLLKAGPAVPDQAPAMIIPNQMKRMSEDGSMNDSSSFEDIIVDPVVRGLIKDWDAMEDLLHHILYTGLGWEMGNEGQILFTDPLCTPKAVREQLVQLMFETFNISGFYASEQAVLSLYAVGRISGCTVDIGHGKIDIAPVIEGAVQHIASRRFEIGGIDLTKLLAEELGKSNPLVTLKMSDVEKIKEQYSCCADDELAYEKIKRSCQAEQHTLPDGQVITIGRERYTVGEALFQPSILGLEAHGIVEQLVRCISTVSSDNHRQLLENTVLCGGTASMTGFEERFQKEAGLCSSAVRPALIKPPEYMPENLTNYSAWVGGAILAKVVFPQNQHVTKADYDENGPSVVHRKCF, encoded by the exons ATGGAGGCCGCCGTGGTCGATGCTGGCTCCAAGCTCCTCAAAGCGGGTCCCGCCGTTCCCGATCAAGCTCCTGCCATG ATAATTCCAAACCAAATGAAGCGCATGTCTGAGGATGGATCAATGAATGATAGTTCATCATTTGAAGATATAATTGTTGATCCAGTTGTGCGTGGTCTTATTAAAGATTGGGATGCCATGGAAGATTTGTTGCATCATATTTTATACACTGGCCTCGGATGGGAAATGGGCAATGAAGGGCAGATATTATTTACTGATCCACTCTGTACTCCCAAG GCTGTCAGAGAACAGTTGGTTCAACTGATGTTTGAAACGTTTAATATATCGGGCTTCTATGCATCAGAGCAAGCAGTATTGTCACTTTATGCTGTAGGACGTATCTCGGGATGCACTGTCGATATTGGCCATGGGAAGATAG ATATTGCGCCAGTAATTGAAGGGGCTGTTCAGCACATTGCCTCAAGAAGGTTTGAAATTGGAGGTATTGATTTGACGAAGTTACTCGCTGAAGAGCTTGGGAAGTCCAATCCTCTGGTGACTTTAAAGATGTCTGATGTTGAGAAAATAAAAGAGCAATATTCATGTTGTGCTGATGATGAACTTGCTTATGAAAAGATTAAAAGATCATGCCAGGCGGAACAACACACTCTTCCTGATGGACAG GTCATCACTATTGGAAGAGAAAGGTATACCGTTGGTGAGGCTTTATTCCAACCATCTATATTGGGTTTAGAGGCTCATGGAATTGTGGAGCAGCTTGTTCGTTGTATTTCAACAGTATCGTCTGATAATCACCGCCAGTTGCTGGAAAATACTGTACTGTGTGGCGGCACTGCTTCTATGACTG GTTTTGAAGAAAGGTTCCAGAAAGAAGCTGGTTTATGCTCATCTGCTGTCCGCCCTGCTTTAATTAAG CCTCCAGAATACATGCCAGAGAATTTGACAAATTATTCAGCATGGGTGGGAGGTGCCATACTTGCGAAAGTTGTGTTTCCACAAAATCAGCATGTTACCAAAGCAGACTATGATGAAAATGGACCTTCTGTTGTTCACCGGAAATGCTTCTGA